Proteins from a single region of Kwoniella dendrophila CBS 6074 chromosome 4, complete sequence:
- a CDS encoding ribosomal protein L22, protein MVRYASAHIVAGNPEKFAKARGEYVRTHFKNMREVAAALTGLPLKKAYTYLADVQDHKQIIPFRRFAGGIGRASQAKQFKTTKGRWPEKSVQFILRLLKNAESNADAKDLEVEELIIKNIVVQQAPKTRRRTYRAHGRINPYQGHPCHIEIILSTPSSEVPRAKDLDVTSSSKKGKTVAAIEA, encoded by the exons ATG GTTCGATACGCCTCTGCCCACATTGTCGCCGGCAACCCTGAGAAGT TCGCCAAGGCCCGAGGAGAGTATGTCAGAACTCACTTCAAGAACATGAGGGAAGTTGCTGCCGCTCTTACTG GTTTACCCCTTAAGAAAGCTTACACCTACCTCGCTGATGTCCAAGACCACAAACAAATCATTCCTTTCAGAAGATTCGCTGGTGGTATTGGTAGAGCTTCCCAAGCTAAACAATTCAAGACTACCAAAG GTCGATGGCCAGAAAAGTCTGTTCAATTCATCCTCCGTCTCCTTAAAAACGCCGAATCCAACGCCGATGCTAAGGATCtcgaagttgaagaattgatcatcaaaaacattGTCGTTCAACAAGCTCCTAAGACCCGACGAAGAACTTACCGAGCCCACGGTAGAAT CAACCCATACCAAGGTCACCCATGTCACATCGAAATCATCCTTTCTACCCCATCTTCAGAAGTACCAAGAGCTAAAGACCTCGACGTTACCTCAAGTtcaaagaaaggaaaaaccGTTGCCGCCATTGAAGCATAA